The Methanoculleus caldifontis genome includes the window CCCACCTTCTCCATGTCGACGTACAGGGTGAGGGTGCCCAGAGCACTCTTTGTCTCCGTGTCCTCCCCATCCATGGCGAATTCCGCAGTGAAGGCATGACGGCCGGTGGGCACGATGCTGCTCGAGGAGATCTTCTGGATCGCATCCCCGAGCCAGTTGTAGACATAGTGAAGCCGCCCGTCTGCGATGTAGAGGCTGTGACCGCCGCCGACACCCCCGTGGGCGAAGAGCACGCCTTGCGCCTCCGGTCCGTCGATAACGGCGCCGGCCGCGATTGTATACGATCGTCTCCTGATATTGACGGCTACCGACTCGGGAACCTCGGCAGTCCCCGGGTAGTAGACGTAGCGGTTCCTCGGCCGGGAGGGTTGAGGGCGCGGAGTCGAGATGAGTTCCAGCGCGCTACGGTCATCGAGCGGCATGCCGTTGTAGATGCCCGCGTAGTAGAACCAGAGTCCCTTGAGGAGCTCGAGCATGTCCCTGTTTTCGTCTGCAATGTTCTGCACCTGGGCCCGGTCCTCCTTCAGGTCGTAGAGCTCCCAGACGTCGTGTCCGTAGTTGCCCCAGCCCGAGAGAGGCGGGTGGATGGTGTTTGCCAGCCAGCCCTTATGGTAGACCGCTCTCTGGCCGAGCATCGCGTAGAACTGGGTCTCCCGTCCCGGCGCATCGGGCTCAGTAAAGCTGGCCCTGAAACTCTCCCCCTCAAGCGGGCTCTGGGTGTAGCCCTTCAGCACCTTCGGCGGCTCGATTCCCAGCAGGTCGTAGAGCGTCGGGACGATGTCCACGGCGTGGACATACTGATGGCGCACCTCTCCGCGGGCACTGATGCCGCGTGGCCACGCGATCAGGCACATATCCGCGATCCCGCCCTCGTACCCGGCAAACCGCTTCCAGTAGGGGAACGGGGTGTCGAAGGCCCACGCCCATCCGGTACAGTAGTGGTTGTACGATCCGGGGCCGCCGAGTTCGTCGATGTGCGGCAGGTTCGCCTCGACCGTATCGGGGATGTTGTTGAAGAACTTGTGTTCGTTGAAGGAACCGCTGGGACCGCCCTCGGCGCTGGAGCCATTGTCGGATACAACGACGATGATGGTATTTTCGAGCTGCCCTGACTCTTCGAGATAGTCGAGGATCCGCCCGATCTGGGCATCGGTGTAGGTGACAAAGCCGGCAAACACCTCTGCCATGCGGATAAAAAGTCTCTTTTCG containing:
- a CDS encoding arylsulfatase is translated as MSERWKGTVNLDIRDSVPDWEPYLQPQAPGDAPNVLMIVWDDVGYGAMDVFGGPIETPTMQRIADMGIRYSNFHTTALCSPTRSSLLTGRNATSNNMACITEASAGFPGLSARIPFENGFISEVLNDRGWNTYAIGKWHLTPGEETDMSSWKGRWPLGRGFERYYGFLGGETNQWYPDLTYDNHHLDQPYSPDEGYHFSRDIADRGIEFVRDSKMIAPEKPWFMYFCPGCGHAPHHVFKEWADRYKGRFDEGYEKIRERILRNQKKMGLLPEDTSLSPINPHGEPATTGPDGQPWPPIDFVPPWDSLNEDEKRLFIRMAEVFAGFVTYTDAQIGRILDYLEESGQLENTIIVVVSDNGSSAEGGPSGSFNEHKFFNNIPDTVEANLPHIDELGGPGSYNHYCTGWAWAFDTPFPYWKRFAGYEGGIADMCLIAWPRGISARGEVRHQYVHAVDIVPTLYDLLGIEPPKVLKGYTQSPLEGESFRASFTEPDAPGRETQFYAMLGQRAVYHKGWLANTIHPPLSGWGNYGHDVWELYDLKEDRAQVQNIADENRDMLELLKGLWFYYAGIYNGMPLDDRSALELISTPRPQPSRPRNRYVYYPGTAEVPESVAVNIRRRSYTIAAGAVIDGPEAQGVLFAHGGVGGGHSLYIADGRLHYVYNWLGDAIQKISSSSIVPTGRHAFTAEFAMDGEDTETKSALGTLTLYVDMEKVGEGRIRTQPGFFTLTGDGLCVGRDSGSPVSPDYSAPFAFTGGTIDRVVIDVSGEHYVDHEKEVAAWIMRD